Proteins from a single region of Primulina tabacum isolate GXHZ01 chromosome 5, ASM2559414v2, whole genome shotgun sequence:
- the LOC142547457 gene encoding LOW QUALITY PROTEIN: amino acid permease 6-like (The sequence of the model RefSeq protein was modified relative to this genomic sequence to represent the inferred CDS: deleted 1 base in 1 codon) → MTDGKDFNKHSMDIEQAPQSQPSKFLDDDGRPRRTGTLVTASAHIVTAVIGSGVLSLAWAIAQLGWVAGPAVLMAFSFITYYTSTLLADGYRAPGPVNGARNYTYMDVVRAHLGGLKVQLCGLAQYGNLVGVTIGYTITASISMVAVKRSNCFHRHGHDHAPCSISNYPFMIIFAAIQLVLSQIPNFHKLWWLSIMAAVMSFAYSTIGVGLSIARVAGGAHVRTSLTGTSVGVDVAGSEKVWRSFQAIGDIAFAYAYSTVLIEIQDTLRSEIPENKVMKKASFVGVSTTTLFYMLCGCVGYAAFGNDAPGNFLTGFGFYEPFWLIDFANICIVIHLVGAYQVFAQPIFGFVEKLCNMKWPENKLITTEHAINIPLVGPYHISFFRLLWRTVYVIVTAVVAMIFPFFNDFLSLIGAASFYPLTVYFPIEIYISQAKIPKYSFTWIWLKILTWACLFVSLVAAAGSVQGLAQEVKKYKPFKTQS, encoded by the exons ATGACCGACGGCAAAGATTTCAACAAACACTCCATGGACATAGAACAAGCCCCACAATCTCAACCATCCAAGTTTCTCGACGACGATGGCCGACCCAGAAGAACTG GGACGCTGGTGACTGCGAGCGCCCACATAGTGACGGCGGTGATAGGGTCCGGCGTGCTGTCTCTGGCGTGGGCGATTGCGCAGCTGGGGTGGGTGGCGGGGCCGGCGGTGCTGATGGCATTCTCGTTTATCACCTACTACACTTCGACTCTGCTCGCCGACGGATATCGGGCGCCGGGACCCGTGAACGGCGCTAGAAACTACACTTACATGGATGTTGTTCGTGCTCATTTAG GCGGTTTGAAAGTTCAGCTATGTGGGTTGGCTCAATACGGCAATCTTGTTGGGGTCACCATTGGATACACAATCACTGCATCAATTAGTATGGT AGCGGTGAAGAGGTCGAATTGTTTCCATAGACACGGGCACGATCACGCACCT TGCTCGATATCGAACTACCCATTCATGATCATATTTGCAGCAATCCAATTAGTTCTTAGCCAAATACCAAATTTCCACAAGCTTTGGTGGCTCTCAATTATGGCAGCCGTAATGTCATTTGCTTACTCCACCATTGGAGTTGGCCTCTCCATTGCTAGGGTTGCAG gTGGTGCACATGTGAGGACTAGTCTAACGGGGACAAGTGTAGGAGTGGACGTGGCTGGTTCAGAAAAGGTTTGGAGAAGCTTTCAAGCCATTGGAGACATTGCATTTGCTTATGCTTATTCTACTGTTCTTATTGAAATCCAG GACACATTAAGATCAGAGATCCCAGAGAACAAGGTAATGAAGAAAGCTTCGTTTGTGGGAGTATCTACCACAACATTGTTCTACATGTTGTGCGGCTGCGTCGGGTATGCCGCCTTCGGGAACGATGCACCGGGCAATTTCCTCACTGGTTTCGGGTTCTATGAGCCATTTTGGCTGATAGATTTTGCCAATATTTGCATTGTCATTCATCTCGTAGGCGCTTATCAG GTCTTTGCGCAACCGATTTTCGGGTTCGTGGAGAAACTGTGCAATATGAAATGGCCGGAAAACAAGTTGATCACAACAGAACATGCGATAAACATCCCATTAGTCGGGCCATACCACATCAGCTTCTTTCGACTGTTGTGGCGAACAGTGTACGTTATAGTAACAGCCGTGGTTGCCATGATATTCCCATTTTTCAATGATTTCCTGAGCTTGATCGGGGCGGCGTCTTTCTATCCGTTGACGGTGTATTTTCCGATAGAAATCTACATATCACAGGCCAAGATACCAAAGTATTCCTTCACATGGATATGGCTAAAGATACTGACTTGGGCTTGCTTGTTCGTGTCTctggtcgcagctgctggatcCGTACAAGGGCTTGCGCAAGAAGTGAAGAAATACAAGCCTTTCAAAACTCAGTCATGA